Genomic window (Sediminispirochaeta smaragdinae DSM 11293):
CGAGCATGTGATGGGCGAGACTCTGTTTTCGATAAAATAGGAAACGACACCGGGGATTTTCATAATTTCTTCAACCTGAGTGTTGCTGTCTATCATGATGAACCTGCCTTCAATAGTGATAGCCCTTTTGCAGGGGCCCTTTTACAGGCCCCAGGATCGACACAATAATAGATCAATAGAGGCCGAAGGGCTCTTCGGTCATGCTGATATAGATGTTTTTCATCTGCGTGTAGTGATCGAGTATCACTTTGTGGGTCTCACGCCCGATACCCGACTTCTTGTACCCTCCAAAGGGGGCATGGGCAGGAAGATTATTATAGTTATTTACCCACATACGTCCTGTTTCCACGGCGCGGGCGACCCGGAAAGCACGATTGATATCCTTTGTCCAAACGGCACCGCCGAGACCATATTCGCTGTCGTTTGCCATATCAATGACTTCCTGCTCGCTCTTAAACTTGATTACGGCGGCAACCGGTCCGAAGATCTCTTCCTGAGCGACCCTCATGCTATTCTTTACATCCACAAGCATGGTTGGCTTCATAAAGGCACCGTTTTCAAGGCCATTACCCTCTGCCCGTGTTCCGCCGCAGGCAATCTTTGCCCCCTCCTTTTCTCCGATATGTACATAGGCGAGGATTTTATCGAGCTGATTCTGATCGATCTGGGAGCCCATGACGGTATCTTTCTCCCACGGCATCCCCACCTTGATGCTGTTAAAGGCTTTAACGAGCTGGGCGAGGAACTTGTCGTAAATATCCTCATGAACGAAGACACGGGAACCGGCACAGCAGACTTGTCCCTGGTTGAACAGTATCCCCATCTGAACGCCTTCGATGGCCTTATCCCATGGAGCATCGGGGAAGAAAATGTTTGCAGATTTTCCACCCAATTCCAAGGTTGCAGGAATCAACTTCTTGGCTGCGGCATCGGCGACCTGATACCCAACCTCCGTTGAACCAGTAAACGCTAATTTTCTGAGATCTTTATGATCAAGGAGGAACTGTCCGGCCTGAGAGCCCCTGCCGGTAACGACATTGAGTACCCCGGGAGGCAGTACGTCGTTGACCAGCTTTGCAAACTCAAGCATACTGAGAGAGGTTGAACTTGAGGGCTTAATCACGACACAGCACCCCGCCGCAAGAGCAGGAGCAATCTTCCAGGCAGCCATCGTAAAAGGGAAATTCCAAGGTATGATCTGCCCGACCACTCCGATGGGCTCACGGAGAATGATGCTCATGGTCTGATCGTCGATCATCACCGCCTGTCCCTCTTCCGCGCGAATAGCACCGGCGAAATAGCGGAAATGATCGGAACCGAGGGGAACATCGATTCCAAAAGTCTCACGGATCGGTTTACCGTTGTCCAGCGTTTCAATCATTGCCAACTTATCGAGGTTGGCGTCGATCAGATCGGCAATCTTAAGCAAAAGCGCCGATCGTTCCTGCGGGCTGATTTTTTTCCAGCCGTCGAAGGCCTTCCATGCAGCCTTCACCGCCTTGTCGACATCCTCTTTACTGGCGTCGGGAAAGGTAGCAAGAACCTCTCCGTTGGCAGGGCAGTACGCAGTACAAGTTTTCCCGTTCGAGGCTTCCACCCATTGGCCTCCGATCAGCATCTTGTACTTTTCATCCATTGGTCTCGGCATGTTCATGTGCGTTCTCTCCTTATTACGTTTTCTTATGGGTAAGCACGTACCCGTTTAGTTATTATGCAAAAAACGTACCAAAAGGCATGAATATGGTGTTATTGGCAAAATCATGGTAAAATAAGCAGGAAAAACGAAAATATCATCTGTGATGCGCGATATTGCGGAACATTCGAGGTTCCTTCATCGCAGGTGATGCCACGATGGTGTCACTTTTTTTTGCAAAAATGATACAGATACGTTACACCTTTGTGACACTCTTTTGGACCATCGTTTTAGCAAAGGGTGATGTAATAATGGAATCAATTGCGACTGAGACAAAGGTGATGTGGGAACGATTCATCACAAAAGGGCGGATCGAAGAGGGAGCTCTTCGTAAAGAGATAACCGAGGCCTGGATACGATGTATTAATGCATCTGTTGATCCCTTTGCGGACCGAAGCAGCACTGTTCTCCCCCAGCCCTTCCTCAACGAAATTCTAAAACACCATAAGACACTCATCGATATCGCTCGTCCCTTTATGGAAAACCTCTATCAATTCGTCGCGGGATCGGGCTTCGTGGTTATTTTATGTGACGAAAAGGGGTATCTGATGGAGGCGGTAGGCGATAACGATGTGCTGTACGGTGATCACGGCCTGAACCTCCAACAGGGCGCATGGTGGGCGGAGGAGGAGGTCGGAAACAACGGAGTGGGAACGGCACTCCGTCTAAAACGCCCATTCCAGGTTTCCGGTGCGGAGCATTTCTGCCGTAAGCACCATCCATGGACCTGTTCAGGGGCTCCTATCTTTGACGACAGCGGAAGGGTTATTGCGGTCTTGGAGATGTCCGGGCCTGTTGAGAAGACCCACCTGCACACTCTCGGCATGGTTGCGGCCGGTGTGGAAGCAATTCAACAGCAGATGAGGGTTAAGAAACAAAATCGGGAGCTGACGGTCCTGAATAACAGCCTCAATAACATCTTTCTCACTGTTTCCGATGGTGTCATTGTCATCGATTCCAGAGGCGCCGTCGATCAGGTAAATCCAGCGGCGGAAAACATTTTGCATCAGAGTGCGGAGAAATTGGCAGGACATCCCTTTCAAGAGTATATCGACAATTGGCATCCCATTCATGAGATGCTTGAAATGGGTACTGCTTTCCACGAAATAGAACTTTCGATCAACGACGGCGATGGTGCCATCACCTGCCTCACCTCGGCAAAACCGATCAAAGACGGCGGGGGAACTGTCACCGGCGGGGTCATTTTCATCAACCCCATCACACGGATTAAAAAACTCATCAACCGCTTCAGCGGGGCCCACGCTTCTTTTACCTTCGATGATATCATCGGGTGCGGCCAGTCGCTGAGCAAAGCAATCCATCTGGCAAAACTGGTAGCGGACAACGAAAGCATCGTACTGCTCAGCGGCGAAAGCGGGACCGGTAAAGAGATGTTTGCCCAGGCGATACACAATAAAAGCAATCGGAGGAAGGGCCCTTTTGTGGCGGTAAACTGTGGTGCGATCCCGCGGGAACTGATCGAAAGCGAACTTTTCGGCTATGTGGAGGGGGCGTTCACCGGCGCACGAAAACGGGGAAAGCCTGGAAAATTCGAACTTGCCTCGGGAGGGACCCTCTTTCTCGACGAAATCGGAGAGATGCCCCTTGAACAACAGGTTGCATTGCTGAGAGTTCTCCAGGACAAGAGCCTTACCCGTATCGGCGGCGATAAAACGGTAATGATCGATACCAGGATCATCTGCGCCACCAACAAGAATCTCCAACTGGAAGTGGCGCGCGGAACCTTTCGCCAGGACCTCTACTACCGCCTCAATGTGATTTCGATTCATCTTCCTCCATTGCGTGAACATCGTGAGGATATCCCGACAATGTTCGAGGTGTTCCTTGAAAATGCCTGCAAAAGGATCGGTGTAAAGGTCCCCCGGATAAACGATGAGGTAATGCAGCGACTACAATGCTACGATTGGCCTGGCAATGTAAGAGAATTCCGAAATGTTGTCGAACGGGTGGTCAATATAACGGCAGGTAGTGATATTTGCCCGGAAAACCTTCCCGATGAAATTCTCTCGCCGCGAAAAGGGCTCTGGCCTTCGCCGATGCTCAGTGAGGCCCAGAATTTCGATGAAGAACGAAAGAAGATAAAAGCACTGGCGGAAAAGAAGGAACAGGAAGAAATCCTTGCGATGTTGTACAAGCATAACGGCAATGTCAGCCAGGCCGCACGTGAAATGGGCATCTCAAGGAATTCACTCTACCGAAAAATGCATAAACAAAGCGACTAATCTCTTCTTTTAACCATATTCTAACCTGAAACTTATCGTATACTTATCGGAGCATCATACTCCTTTTCTATGGAGCGGATATCCTTCTTTTGTGATACAGCGGAACTTTCTCTGATGCAGGTAACAGATCTTCACCTTGCCCTTCGGTATCCGTTAAAACGGTTTTTCTTGCACAAACTTGCCAGGCTTGTCAAAACCGAGGACCCTCAGCTATTGATCAATAGTGGTGATTTCTTCTGTAGACGAAAAATCACCTCACCAGTGCCGATTATTCGACTGTTCGACCACTATATCGGCACATATGTCCCGTGGACCTTTGCATGGGGAAATCACGATTTGGAGATAGGCAGAAAGGGAAGAGAAGATAGGCTCTTCGAAAAGGTAGAAAAAGCATTACTTCGTTCAAACCACTGCTTATATGCAAAAAGCAGCATTCCCCGTCCCTCCTCTACCGGCGGCGACGCATTTACCGGTGGGAATTTCGTTATCGAGATCTTTCAAAGGGGCGAGGAAAAACCCTCCTGGCAAATTTTCATCCTCAATTCGGGAAGAAAACAGCATATCACAAAGGAAGTATCCGCCGCCATGGAAGAGGAGATTTGTCGCTACGAGAGAAGCGTACCCGGAATTTGCTTTTTCCATCGCCCCATAAAAGAGACGGATAAAGCAATGAAGCGGGGATTTTTCAAAGGAGCCGGAGGAGAACGTGCCGACTGTGGAAATGAGAACGGTCGGTTGCATGCCGAGCTCAAGGATTTGGGAACCATTAAAGCCTGCTTCTACGGTCATGACCATGTCAATAATTTCTTTTTTCGGAAAAATGGTATTGCATATGTCTACGGAAGGAAGACACTTCCCTTTGCCTATGGTTCCTCGAGCCTGTCAAATCTGGATAGGTCCAGGCAAAAAGATCCAAGAACAATAGCCTGGGGCTTTCTCATGATTAAGCTTCCACTCAGCCAAAAAGCCTTTCAGGAAGCTCCTGCCATTGAGATTACATCTATTCTTGAAAATCGGGAAACAGAGTATAGATGGCAGGTTCCTCTGAAGGGAACCCAGAGAAAGGCAGAAACATTCGAGGAAATGAATATTACAATGACGTGTTGAGAATTTTCTTTAAGGCATCATCGTCAAATTCATCCGCCTTAAAGAGCAACTTTTCCTGAACAAGCAGAACAGAAAGGCCATGAACCCTCGACCAGACGGTTAAGACCATCTCTTCTTCGGTGAATTCGGGATGAAGGGTTGCTATCTTTTTCGATATATCAAATAAAACCCTGTAGGCCCTTGTAGAACGCAACTCCTCTCTTACATCCTTCTTTTTTTGTGCAATCGCAGCGTCACGCTTGTGAGAATCCAAAAAAAGTACCTTCAAAACATCCGGATTATCAAGGAAAAAGTGGACATAGGCAACCGAAAGCTCAAGAAGCTGTTCTTGTAAGGGAAGGGAATGGTCAAAAGAAGACTCAAGACTCTGTGCGAACTCATCAAATGCTCCGTCAATAATCGCGGAAATCAGAGCCTCTTTGTTTTCGAAATGCCGATACACGGCCATAGGTGTGACACCGACAAGACGTGCAAGTTTTCTCAGCGAAAACTCTTCATGTCCCTTTTCCACTATGAGACGACGCCCCTCACGCAATAAAGCATTTCGTAAATTTCCGTGATGATATTTCTTTTCAGGCATGGTTATAAAGGATATACACTACTATAGCAGAAGTCAATCAAATGTTGCCTCTGTAAGCTCTGCGTGCATATCACGACAAAATCCGATAAACTCTCCGACAAAAGGCATGGGAGAATGTTCGGTATAGACAAACGTAATTTGACGCTCCAGGGTACCGGATGAAAATGGAATGGCAGAGAGGCTTCCCAAAAGGAGTTCACGCTCTACCGCATGCCGGGACATAACAGAACAGCCAAGACCAGATTCACAAAGAACCTTTATGGCACTCAGACTTCCCACCTCCATGACAACGGAGCCCTCATCAATATGAAGTCCTAACCTTCCGAGAAATTGTTCAAAATGCTCTCGGGTACCCGAACCGCGTTCTCGAAGAACCAGGGGGTAGGTGTTGATGTTCTCTTCATGTATCACGCTTTCCCGGGCCCAAGGGCCATCAGAAGCGGTAACAAAAAGCAATTCGTCAAAAAGAAAAGGTTCATGCAAAAAGCGTGAGGAATCAAAAGGGCCCTCAATGACGGCAAGATCGATCTTCCCTTTCTGTAGCAGTTCGAGACATCGAAGAGTATTTTCAATCGTCACGTTGAGCTCCCGCTTTTCATGGCCCCGTTTATACCGGGCCAGATACTGCGGTAAAAGGAATTCTCCCACCGTCAAGGTTGCCCCAAGAGAGAAAAATCTCCGCCCTCCCTCGAAATTCAAAAGCTCCTTTCTAATCTGGCGCGAGTGGACGGCAAGAATTTCGCCTTCATGCTGTAGGAATTCTCCGGCTTGGGTGAGTTGAACGCCCCGTCCACTCTTCTCAAAGAGCTGTGCTCCGAACAGCTCTTCTAAATGATGAATATGCTGGGTTACGGCAGGTTGTGTAAGCCCTAAAAGCTCTCCTGCCTTGGTAAAATTTCCTTCGCGGGCAGCCGTCAAAAAGGTGACAAGACGAAAATCAAGCATAAAGATCTCTACCGGGCATCATCCTGAACGATTCCCTCCGGTAATTTGTTTATCAGTTTCATTAACTCTTCAAACATGAAGTCGATGTCGATGACGGCCCTGATATTCCCCTTCCCATCCCTAATGGGAAACGCAGCTGTCAAGATCAGCCTATTGGTATAAAGGGAAAAGAAAAGATGGGATATATACGGCTTACCCGTTTCAAGGACCTGGCGGAACCACTCCTTTTCCTGAAAATTCTTGGTAAGCAAGTTTCTGAACAGAGATTTCTCGCCATGCTTCGAATAGATTTGACTTATGCGAAAACCATCGGTGTTCGTCACGGCCAGAAGCTGGATCGATCCTTCCCTTTTGACAATCTTGCCAAGGTAACCGTCCATCACAGCGGGATTGAGCGTTTCCAGTTCCGGAGCATGGGTCACATCTTCAGCAATTATCATGGCAATCCGTTTTGCCTCTTCCTTTGCCTTGTCCAGTTCCGATTCAAAGAGCCCGGGAAGATAGCGTCGAGCCTGCGCCATGAGCTCATCGTATGATATTGCAGTGGTCCGTCCATGTGTATACTGAGTAGAGACCCAGAGAGCTATATGGCGGATGCCGGGCGAACGTTTTGTCACCTTTTCGCATTTTCCCGATTTTATCAGTGAAACATTTTCGTTGAGCCAGCGGGCGATGCCGGCAAGCCCGGATTTATCGGTTACCATGGTGCGAATGGGGCGGCCAAGCAATGTTTCGGTATCGAAAATATTGTAGATTTCGGGATTTTTGAGGATCCCGTCGGCATGGATACCCGCCCTAGTGGTGTTGAAATTTTCTCCGGTAAAGGGATAGTTTTCCGGTATGTCGGCACGTATCTCACTGCGAAAGTAGTCGGCAATCTCACTTATGACCGTAGTATCTATGGAATCATCACCGGTAAGCGACATGTATTCGATGACTGCCGCCTCAAGAGGAGGGTTTCCTGTACGTTCACCATAGCCCAAGATACTGGTATTGTTGGACGCGCAACCGTAGAGCCAGGCGCTTGCGGCATTGATATGGACCTTATGAAAATCATTATGGCCGTGCCATTCAAGTAGCTCCGAGGGGTAACCCAGTTCGGAGTGAAAGGCATGCACCAGCCTGGGGACCGAGCGGGGAAGCACGGCTCCGGGATAGGTGACCCCGTATCCCATGGTATCGCAAAGCCGGATTTTAACCGGCACCTTTGCCTCCTGGGAAAGATCCAGGAGTTTTTCTGCAAGGGGCAGGCAGAATCCATAGACATCCGCCCGTGTAACAT
Coding sequences:
- a CDS encoding aldehyde dehydrogenase family protein, which codes for MNMPRPMDEKYKMLIGGQWVEASNGKTCTAYCPANGEVLATFPDASKEDVDKAVKAAWKAFDGWKKISPQERSALLLKIADLIDANLDKLAMIETLDNGKPIRETFGIDVPLGSDHFRYFAGAIRAEEGQAVMIDDQTMSIILREPIGVVGQIIPWNFPFTMAAWKIAPALAAGCCVVIKPSSSTSLSMLEFAKLVNDVLPPGVLNVVTGRGSQAGQFLLDHKDLRKLAFTGSTEVGYQVADAAAKKLIPATLELGGKSANIFFPDAPWDKAIEGVQMGILFNQGQVCCAGSRVFVHEDIYDKFLAQLVKAFNSIKVGMPWEKDTVMGSQIDQNQLDKILAYVHIGEKEGAKIACGGTRAEGNGLENGAFMKPTMLVDVKNSMRVAQEEIFGPVAAVIKFKSEQEVIDMANDSEYGLGGAVWTKDINRAFRVARAVETGRMWVNNYNNLPAHAPFGGYKKSGIGRETHKVILDHYTQMKNIYISMTEEPFGLY
- a CDS encoding sigma-54-dependent Fis family transcriptional regulator gives rise to the protein MVSLFFAKMIQIRYTFVTLFWTIVLAKGDVIMESIATETKVMWERFITKGRIEEGALRKEITEAWIRCINASVDPFADRSSTVLPQPFLNEILKHHKTLIDIARPFMENLYQFVAGSGFVVILCDEKGYLMEAVGDNDVLYGDHGLNLQQGAWWAEEEVGNNGVGTALRLKRPFQVSGAEHFCRKHHPWTCSGAPIFDDSGRVIAVLEMSGPVEKTHLHTLGMVAAGVEAIQQQMRVKKQNRELTVLNNSLNNIFLTVSDGVIVIDSRGAVDQVNPAAENILHQSAEKLAGHPFQEYIDNWHPIHEMLEMGTAFHEIELSINDGDGAITCLTSAKPIKDGGGTVTGGVIFINPITRIKKLINRFSGAHASFTFDDIIGCGQSLSKAIHLAKLVADNESIVLLSGESGTGKEMFAQAIHNKSNRRKGPFVAVNCGAIPRELIESELFGYVEGAFTGARKRGKPGKFELASGGTLFLDEIGEMPLEQQVALLRVLQDKSLTRIGGDKTVMIDTRIICATNKNLQLEVARGTFRQDLYYRLNVISIHLPPLREHREDIPTMFEVFLENACKRIGVKVPRINDEVMQRLQCYDWPGNVREFRNVVERVVNITAGSDICPENLPDEILSPRKGLWPSPMLSEAQNFDEERKKIKALAEKKEQEEILAMLYKHNGNVSQAAREMGISRNSLYRKMHKQSD
- a CDS encoding metallophosphoesterase produces the protein MQVTDLHLALRYPLKRFFLHKLARLVKTEDPQLLINSGDFFCRRKITSPVPIIRLFDHYIGTYVPWTFAWGNHDLEIGRKGREDRLFEKVEKALLRSNHCLYAKSSIPRPSSTGGDAFTGGNFVIEIFQRGEEKPSWQIFILNSGRKQHITKEVSAAMEEEICRYERSVPGICFFHRPIKETDKAMKRGFFKGAGGERADCGNENGRLHAELKDLGTIKACFYGHDHVNNFFFRKNGIAYVYGRKTLPFAYGSSSLSNLDRSRQKDPRTIAWGFLMIKLPLSQKAFQEAPAIEITSILENRETEYRWQVPLKGTQRKAETFEEMNITMTC
- a CDS encoding TetR/AcrR family transcriptional regulator, with amino-acid sequence MPEKKYHHGNLRNALLREGRRLIVEKGHEEFSLRKLARLVGVTPMAVYRHFENKEALISAIIDGAFDEFAQSLESSFDHSLPLQEQLLELSVAYVHFFLDNPDVLKVLFLDSHKRDAAIAQKKKDVREELRSTRAYRVLFDISKKIATLHPEFTEEEMVLTVWSRVHGLSVLLVQEKLLFKADEFDDDALKKILNTSL
- a CDS encoding LysR family transcriptional regulator, which codes for MLDFRLVTFLTAAREGNFTKAGELLGLTQPAVTQHIHHLEELFGAQLFEKSGRGVQLTQAGEFLQHEGEILAVHSRQIRKELLNFEGGRRFFSLGATLTVGEFLLPQYLARYKRGHEKRELNVTIENTLRCLELLQKGKIDLAVIEGPFDSSRFLHEPFLFDELLFVTASDGPWARESVIHEENINTYPLVLRERGSGTREHFEQFLGRLGLHIDEGSVVMEVGSLSAIKVLCESGLGCSVMSRHAVERELLLGSLSAIPFSSGTLERQITFVYTEHSPMPFVGEFIGFCRDMHAELTEATFD
- a CDS encoding triose-phosphate isomerase — protein: MELISSEKRSFPLVRRDLPELYRDQFPYTAVPRIRFDGVEVPINLPKEIWITDTTFRDGQQSRPPYTPKQIAHIYNLLHKLSGEKGLIRQTEFFIYSERDREALSLCQAQGYRFPEITSWIRADKKDFQLVRSLGLKETGILTSVSDYHIFLKLKSDRAKMADAYLGIVKECLAEGIIPRCHFEDVTRADVYGFCLPLAEKLLDLSQEAKVPVKIRLCDTMGYGVTYPGAVLPRSVPRLVHAFHSELGYPSELLEWHGHNDFHKVHINAASAWLYGCASNNTSILGYGERTGNPPLEAAVIEYMSLTGDDSIDTTVISEIADYFRSEIRADIPENYPFTGENFNTTRAGIHADGILKNPEIYNIFDTETLLGRPIRTMVTDKSGLAGIARWLNENVSLIKSGKCEKVTKRSPGIRHIALWVSTQYTHGRTTAISYDELMAQARRYLPGLFESELDKAKEEAKRIAMIIAEDVTHAPELETLNPAVMDGYLGKIVKREGSIQLLAVTNTDGFRISQIYSKHGEKSLFRNLLTKNFQEKEWFRQVLETGKPYISHLFFSLYTNRLILTAAFPIRDGKGNIRAVIDIDFMFEELMKLINKLPEGIVQDDAR